ccgcctcctcctcgtcctcctcctcggcggcagAAACGCGGGACAACAACTGCACGCCAGTGACGGCCAAGAGCTCGTCATCGTTAGCCGCCTTCTTCTGATCCACCGGCTCGACGCGGAGGAGCTTCATGGCGGCGTCGCCTGACTCGATCGTCCTCTCCGCCTCCGGTGACTCCGTCTCCCGGTCGACATTCTCAACGTTGTCCGGGACCGGGAGCACCGCCTCGTCAtcgtccacctcctcctgctgctgggGCGCGTCGCCGTCCTTGGCGAACGGGGAGAtgtgctcgccggcggcgcgcgaggACCGCATGGCCACGATCTCGGCGATCAGCAAGGCGTTAAGGGCCCTCAGCTTCGCCACATCCCCTTTTTTCGCCGCCGGGATGCCGTTGTCGCCGCTGCGCTCGGCCATGCCCTCGCTCGGTAGCTAGCCTGGGTGGGGAACTGGACGGGGGACTCATCGTACAGACGTCGTTATTAATAGGGGTGTTCTGTGAGGCTGACGCGTGGGCCCGGAATACGATGAGATGCGGTCAACAGCGACGGTGAATCTCCCGAACCaatgaatacatgcatggtGGGATTGGTCGACTGATCCAATTCCCCGCGGCGCTAAAACATGATTAGATGAAGATTAATTAGCTAATGTGAAAGGACTTATTAATtctccccgcaaaaaaaaaggcttcTTAATTCGTGTGCAACGTGAAAGTACAGATAATTTGTTTCCCTACGACCAGTCTAGCAGAGTATATATAGGAGACTTGGTAGTTGGTAACTCTAAATACCGAATTTGACATTGACGTGTGGTATTTAGACCCAATATTCGGTATCCAGTTCCCATGGCAAATTCTTCAATGTCGAGCAAAATCGCTTGATATTCGGGAGTGAATATCGTTTCGACCGACACCCAGGCTCGACCTCCGTTCCGAGCAACGGGAACAAACATTTTTCTCTTATTCTCCGATTACCTCCTGGGctccctcccttcctcccTATAGGCTATAGCACCATGGGCGCTGGAGACATTTCGCCATTGTCAAAAAGAAGCAGAAGTTAGCTAGCTCCTACTCTTCCGATCataaatttttgtcgttgttttagttcagaTTTACACAAAAACAATGTCAGGAATTTAGGATTGCAGGGAGTATGTCTTATCCATGGAACGATATGACTATGAGGCAATCAAAATTGTAAGAACTCTGTTTAATTTAACCCCTTTCCGTCAATACCATTGGATTTAAAGGTGAAAAGTGTAACACGGCGTCTTTTTTGAGGTAGTAACATCAACAGTCCAACTAATTGAGACGCACCAGCGGTTTAGTCCATGTACTTGAAAAATGTGGTGGACTAGTCCAATTACTTGAAACACGCGAGCATTATACGGTTTGTATACAGTTGTATGCGGAGGTAATTCCACCACTGGTCCAACTACTTGAGAGGTAGGAGTGTTTTAGACAAACTTCTTGTAAATGGGAGAAAACTAGTCCTAAACCTTGTGATGTCGTGCACAATAGTCCAAATTAGTCCGAATTGGACACGTGGCAACAAGTTAGACTTGTGTCGGACCTGggagaaattaagaaaaaaactcAGACTGTAACAATTAACGCGTAGGTCCTCCTATGGCACAAGAAGAATGGTTCCATGTAAATTTGACAATAAGACCCGCCGATATAGTTACCTCTTCATCTCAACACATCTTCGTCTCTCCTTCCACCCAACCGATTTCTTCATgcgtcgacgacgacgcgaCAGTCGAGCACACCTCGTCGGCCGCGATTTCACAAGGATGTCACCCAAGCCGTAGGTCCATTGATGGGATGATGGATCACCACAGTACGGTAAGCTCCTTTTTGGCCTAGTATGGCTGCGATTTTGATTCGTTTTGGTTGGTTTTTTAAAGGGTTCTCGGTAGGCTTAATCTTGGTTCATCTAGTAATTTAATGGTCCCAAATATGATGTGTTTGCATGGTGGAAGAGGTAACTGAACCGGAGGGGTTTATTCTTAAATTTACATTGAGGCATTCTGCATGTGTTATCAGGGGGCCTAATGTGAATTGATACATCATGAGGGCTTTTTGCGGGGAAAAATCCCGCACCCGACGAAAGTCTAGGTTGCTGTCACGTGTCCAATTCGGACTAATGTGGACTAATATGGACATCATCGCAAGTTTTAGGACTAGTTTTTCCATTTTACAAGAAgttggactaaaatgctcACACCTCTCAAATAGTTGGACCAGTGGAGCAATTACTTCCGCGTGCAACTGTATAAGTACGGATCATATAATGCTCGCATGTCTCAAGTAGTTACTAGTCCACCAGTACATGAACTAAACTGTTCGGGTAGTTGGAGTGCTGGTATTATTACTTCCGTGTTTTAAGACCTTCTGGGAGACTATTTTTGACATTGTGTTTTAGAAGGAGTTGGCTATTCCGTTGACCAGAGGCCAAACAAGCAAAACATTCGAAACTGCGAgcccatctttttttttttgagcgaactGCGAGCCCATCTATTCCCTATCTCTTCCccgttttccttttcttccctgagccgcacccctccctccttctGGCCCATCTCGCCGTCGAGCGCCCCGTCCCCCTCGCtggtcttcctcctcgcgcaccACTGACTCCAGTAACGcaaagcgccgccgccgcctgttGATCTGCCCTTCGATTTTCTTGCTCCCGaacgtttctcctcccatcaccccacgaaccgattctgccctttagctcccagtttcatctccttaatctccCCAATTCTTAACTGAGGCAAAttccgccctaccttgccctgctgggtcctccgcccatGGTTGCTGGTCAGGTCCCCGTATCCGGTAGCATCGCGACAATGCTCTCGCTGCGGCCGCCCCATATTTCCTTGTCTCCACCGTGGCGGAGACGGGCCCGCCTCCATGGTGTCCCTGCCTCGCGTTGTGTcagcaccgtggcacctgcgGCCAACCCAGAGACCGCTGCTGCGTCGCCGGCAAGCCTCTCCTTTCCGATACTGGTACGCGGCCCGTATGCACCATACCACCTCTAACATGTTCGGCGAATTGCCGCCGAGCTGACTCATCGTCCATTACGGCCAATCACTAGTTTACCACCATTCATGATGAGCTTATAGGAAGTCACTTCTTCAGCTTTTTTGCTACGTGATGCACATTGAGGTATAGGATTTGGCCAATTATGATTTTGAGTTCCCCTTTTTCTGAGGAACTGGAACTTGAGTTTCCATACAGCTATGGGAGGCTTGTTTCTTCTTCATATTGTCACATGTGCATTCCATTTCCACCTAGAATCAACCCCCCTCAAGGCTGTGTACGCCTTTGGAAGGGTGGGAACCGGAAGAAACTGATGCAATTATCACATGAACATAAGCATAGCTACCAAATAAGAAGTTGAACTGGCGTAAGCACGATTGGTTACTTGATTGATGATGCCCATGTGTAATTGTTTAAGAGCTACAATTCCTCTGTTCTAGAAAAAGTGTGCCTCGATTCTTTAAATGGTAAAAGATCGGCAACTTGTGCATGAATGAAAGATTTGTGCCTTTAGGAGGGAAATAAAATAATCTCACACTGCAGCGTTTTTGTCCAAGTTCCAATGGTAGGCATTTTGCCATTCCCTATTTTTCCATATTATGGATGCTACACTCAGAGCAGTGATCACATGCAACGAGAAGACTAGTTACTCATCTAAAGATTGTCCTGCACAATATTACTGGAGCATCAATTTAGGATGTGTTCCCAGGCTATACTAATTAATTGAAGGGACTTGTTTAGTAGTATTTTTagtcttttgtttgtttaattCTGTAGGTGAATGGATGCACTGGTAAAATGGGAGTCTCTGTTGCTGAGGCAGCTGCTTCTAGGGGTCTTCACCTAGTTCCTGTTTCATTCAGCAGCAGAGAGAGGCTTGATAAAACAGTACAAATCGGTGATACAAGCATAGAGATATATGGTCCTTCTGCAAGAGAAGATGTCCTTTCATCTGTCGTTGATGAATTCCCAGATGTTGTTGTTGTGGACTACACGGCACCTGATTCTGTGAACTGTAAATATTTTGTCTTGTTGTTCTTCACTCTAAAACTGTATAACTTGCTTAAGATAAATTTTCATCGCATTAGCTTCGAAATATCAACTATTCCTTTTCCAAGTCTTTATGCAACTTTGTACAAAGCATGCTTCTGCCTGTCTAATATCTGTAGAAAGTGCAGCTGCTTGGTTCCACTTGAAAAGATATTTATAGGAATttggaaacatttttttaatattttttgttcaaattAATGATTATTTTTCAGTCTTTATGTGAAAAGATAATAAAGATAACAGATTACATTGTTTCAATAGCTTGCGAAATTTTACCAAAAATACATAATAAACCGAAACAAACTGTAGAGACTTGTTTCCGTGTCttaatgtttttttctctccatgACTTTCCTCAATCCTCATTCTCCTGACTCAAAATACAAAATACTCTTGTATTATGCAGCTAATGCTGAGCTCTATTGCAAGCTTGGCGTGCCATTTGTAATGGGTACAACTGGTGGGGACCGGCAGTTACTCTATAAGTCAGTGCAAGATTCAAATAACTATGCACTGATATCTCCACAAATGGGCAAACAGGTATGCAAAACAGCACTATTTAATTTAATGAAGTATACCATATCATTATCAAACTTCAAGGTGTTGGAGATACGAACCACTAGCCTCATTTCTTCTGTTCCCTGATCAGGTTGTTGCATTTCTTGCTACAATGGAAATAATGGCCGAGCAGTTTCCTGGTGCTTTTTCAGGCTATCGCTTAGAGGTATGATTCGACCTCGAATATTCCAAGGCTGATAAAGGTAGTGTCTGACAATGTTAAAAGCATTTAAGCTTCTATTTCAAAGACCACCATTTCATCATCAGTTGACCTCAATGTTTTTTACAGCAATTATTCAGTTATATAAGCTCCTTTGCTGCTTTTGGAACTATTTCTCTGACCCAAGACTTCAGAATGATAGATAACTATGCCGAACACATTACTAGTGACTGAATCCAAACTTCCATTTGTCATTGTGGACTTGTGGAGTTCTAAATGTGAAATATTTGCAGGTGTTGGAATCCCATCAAGCTGGCAAGCTGGACATATCTGGTACAGCTAAAGCTGTTATTGCTTGTTTCAAGAAGTTAGGTGTGTCATATGACATGGACCGGGTGAGCTTTGCATTTTTATGCTTAAGAATATGTATATTATTCATATGAATCATATCATTAAGCAAATGAAAGTTTGCCTTTCTAATGCGCATCTAGGCCTAACAGCTATGTATGTGAAATTAAATTTTTTCCTTGGAACATCACTCCACTGATCTT
This is a stretch of genomic DNA from Brachypodium distachyon strain Bd21 chromosome 1, Brachypodium_distachyon_v3.0, whole genome shotgun sequence. It encodes these proteins:
- the LOC100821746 gene encoding probable 4-hydroxy-tetrahydrodipicolinate reductase 2, chloroplastic; translation: MVAGQVPVSGSIATMLSLRPPHISLSPPWRRRARLHGVPASRCVSTVAPAANPETAAASPASLSFPILVNGCTGKMGVSVAEAAASRGLHLVPVSFSSRERLDKTVQIGDTSIEIYGPSAREDVLSSVVDEFPDVVVVDYTAPDSVNSNAELYCKLGVPFVMGTTGGDRQLLYKSVQDSNNYALISPQMGKQVVAFLATMEIMAEQFPGAFSGYRLEVLESHQAGKLDISGTAKAVIACFKKLGVSYDMDRIVKIRDPEQQLEMVGVPEEHIEGHAFHLYHLTSPDDSVSFEFQHNVCGRSIYAEGSVDAAIFLYRKVQSEDPKRIYDMFDVLREGNMR